A window of the Henckelia pumila isolate YLH828 chromosome 3, ASM3356847v2, whole genome shotgun sequence genome harbors these coding sequences:
- the LOC140888693 gene encoding cyclin-D5-1-like, whose product MEDAEKISPPSLDSYLKDLGQCKDETDGFYSVFKIDSEYIETLMRRETNLESDGKYYPVNSGTNWLKSARLGAIKCILDVRVSSHIFALQTRARFGFHFGTAYLSLIYFDQFMSGKTIEEEKSQSVQLLALVCLSLAAKMKESKARTSAIYIGNGFTLKGNAIAKMELSILTNLEWRMWRVTPFAYLEYFINKFCGELGHKELATRATELTLLLMEDINVAEHWPSAVAAAAVLAAYDCGLTKSIVEMKMKEVPLILEKDHTLSCYSLLQRIVALKSETPAPSHDQKPLQNATKETDE is encoded by the exons ATGGAGGACGCTGAAAAAATTTCACCTCCTAGTCTTGATTCCTATTTGAAGGATCTGGGCCAATGCAAAGATGAAACTGAtggtttttattctgttttcAAGATTGATTCTGAGTATATTGAAACGTTAATGCGAAGAGAAACCAATTTGGAATCCGATGGCAAATATTATCCAGTGAATAGTGGAACAAATTGGCTGAAATCCGCACGTTTGGGTGCCATCAAATGCATTCTTGATGTCCGTGTTTCTTCCCATATTTTTGCTCTCCAA ACAAGGGCTCGTTTTGGATTTCACTTCGGTACAGCTTATTTGTCACTGATTTATTTTGATCAGTTCATGTCAGGAAAAACGATCGAG GAAGAAAAGTCGCAGTCCGTTCAATTATTGGCACTCGTTTGCTTATCTTTGGctgcaaaaatgaaggaatctAAAGCACGGACATCAGCAATATATATTGGGAATGGTTTTACTTTGAAAGGGAATGCGATTGCGAAAATGGAATTATCCATCTTGACTAATTTGGAATGGAGGATGTGGCGTGTCACTCCTTTTGCGTATCTTGAGTATTTCATCAACAAGTTCTGTGGTGAACTTGGGCATAAGGAACTGGCAACTCGGGCCACTGAACTAACCTTGCTTTTGATGGAAG ACATTAATGTAGCCGAACACTGGCCATCCGCTGTTGCCGCAGCAGCAGTTCTAGCAGCTTATGATTGTGGATTAACAAAAAGCATAGTTGAAATGAAGATGAAAGAAGTTCCATTAATATTGGAAAAA GATCATACGTTGTCCTGTTATAGTCTCTTGCAGAGGATTGTGGCGTTAAAATCCGAGACCCCAGCCCCATCTCATGATCAAAAACCACTGCAGAATGCAACAAAGGAGACTGATGAATAG
- the LOC140887258 gene encoding formin-like protein 6, translating into MRASYHMCHFLIFSLLVSFMLQSITGAEPILPNFVHGEKKTRRILHQPLFPSNSDTPPPPPPPPPPPPTSQDSPDQDQPFFHELPTGPTVDQGGGQQSPSTSANTPAAASSSPAATKPTNSAKKIGVAVSSGILTLVMLSALALYLFKHRSNQSDESRKLVGGNSRFSNEESRMPPSTFLYIGTVEPSARSLVNETANDDANGSPYKKLKPGKRSERYRPSPELQPLPPLTKPPLPPSINSPPPMSSSDDESNDTNFYTPQGSSKSNESPASRHSHRNNNMSQLNQTKPETRMANTTSVPHSKRTSPKSRLSASSPDTKPAMIQSIKQSLLPSESSSFGPLQPSKTLSFTPKRAAAKFSAPPPPPDMARLQSISNYEQQQTSNIPIPPPPPPPPPPPLPLPAPRKFGPVETNVPLQVSKLVTRLQLKTPSPNATPRTEKIASFEEEGKGSSSSEKHGSEDKDGSKPKLKPLHWDKVRATSDRDTVWDHLKSSSFQLNEDAMESLFGFNSVPKEGRKLVISSLDQENRVLDPKKSQNIAILLRALNVTKEEVCEALLDGNPEGLGPELLETLVKMAPTKEEEIKLKNYNDDGFKLGSAERFLKSILAIPFAFKRVEAMLYRANFETEVNYLRRSFQTLEEASEELKNSGLFLKLLEAVLKTGNRMNDGTNRGDARAFKLDTLLKLVDIKGTDGKTTLLHFVVQEIVRSEGAVTDPTSENLPIKTTSLEEEFKKKGLQVVSGLSKELGSVKKAAGMDSDVLSSYVSKLETGLEKVRSVLQHEKQSMQGKFCDSMKEFLEEATAEIHRVKAEERKALSLVTAVTEYFHGDVAKEEAHPLRIFLIVRDFLSILDNVCKDVGRMQERPTMGAGKSFRIPVAAPMPVLNRYNMRRYDRSSDEDSM; encoded by the exons ATGAGAGCCTCCTATCATATGTGCCATTTCTTGATTTTCTCATTACTTGTCTCTTTTATGCTCCAGTCGATTACAGGGGCAGAGCCCATACTTCCGAATTTCGTTCATGGAGAGAAAAAAACCAGGAGAATTCTGCACCAACCATTGTTTCCGTCCAATTCAGAtacgccgccgccgccgcccccTCCACCACCGCCACCACCGACAAGCCAGGATTCACCGGACCAAGACCAGCCATTCTTCCACGAACTCCCGACTGGTCCAACGGTGGATCAGGGCGGCGGCCAGCAGTCGCCATCAACTTCCGCCAACACTCCGGCCGCGGCGTCGTCTAGTCCAGCTGCCACGAAGCCAACCAATTCCGCCAAGAAAATCGGAGTAGCGGTTTCATCAGGGATTCTAACTCTGGTAATGCTATCTGCGCTCGCCTTGTATTTATTCAAGCATCGTTCGAATCAGAGCGACGAGTCCCGCAAGCTTGTTGGTGGGAATTCAAGATTCTCCAATGAAGAATCAAGAATGCCACCATCTACTTTCCTCTACATTGGGACAGTGGAGCCATCTGCAAGAAGTTTGGTGAACGAGACCGCTAACGATGATGCAAATGGCTCGCCATATAAAAAACTGAAGCCCGGAAAAAGATCCGAACGGTACCGGCCTAGTCCCGAGCTTCAGCCTCTGCCTCCTTTAACCAAGCCGCCGCTGCCGCCGAGTATAAATTCACCTCCACCAATGTCTTCATCAGATGATGAGAGTAATGACACCAATTTTTACACTCCACAAGGATCATCTAAGAGCAACGAGTCTCCCGCTTCACGCCACAGCCACCGGAATAACAATATGAGCCAATTAAACCAGACTAAACCAGAAACTCGTATGGCTAATACCACCTCTGTCCCTCATTCCAAGAGAACATCACCGAAATCTCGTTTATCGGCATCATCCCCGGATACAAAACCCGCGATGATACAATCAATAAAGCAATCTTTGCTACCATCTGAATCTTCTTCCTTCGGGCCATTGCAGCCCAGTAAAACACTGTCATTTACTCCTAAAAGGGCAGCAGCTAAATTCTCGGCACCGCCTCCCCCACCGGATATGGCACGCCTTCAATCAATAAGCAACTATGAGCAACAACAAACATCGAACATACCAATCCCACCTCCGCCTCCGCCGCCGCCTCCTCCTCCACTGCCTTTGCCAGCACCAAGAAAATTCGGACCCGTGGAAACAAATGTACCTTTACAAGTCTCCAAATTGGTAACAAGGCTACAGTTAAAGACTCCTAGTCCGAATGCAACCCCGAGGACTGAGAAAATAGCCTCCTTTGAAGAAGAAGGTAAAGGTTCCAGTTCATCAGAGAAACATGGTTCCGAAGATAAAGATGGGTCGAAGCCCAAGTTGAAACCTTTGCATTGGGACAAAGTGCGAGCCACCTCGGACAGGGACACGGTTTGGGACCATTTGAAGTCGAGTTCATTTCA GTTGAATGAGGATGCAATGGAATCGCTTTTCGGATTTAATTCGGTTCCTAAAGAGGGAAGGAAGTTGGTGATATCTTCTTTGGATCAGGAGAACAGAGTGCTGGATCCAAAGAAATCCCAAAACATAGCCATTTTATTGCGAGCATTGAACGTGACAAAAGAAGAAGTTTGTGAAGCTCTTTTAGATG GAAATCCAGAGGGATTGGGACCGGAGCTTTTGGAGACATTAGTGAAGATGGCGCCAACGAAAGAGGaagaaataaaacttaaaaactACAATGATGATGGCTTCAAGTTAGGATCCGCAGAGAGATTCCTCAAGTCAATACTCGCTATCCcatttgcttttaaaagagTAGAAGCCATGCTATATAGAGCAAACTTTGAGACAGAAGTGAATTACTTGCGAAGATCTTTTCAAACTCTAGAG GAGGCGAGTGAGGAATTGAAGAATAGCGGCCTATTTCTTAAGCTGCTTGAAGCTGTTTTAAAGACAGGAAACCGCATGAACGATGGCACAAATCGCGGTGATGCTCGGGCTTTTAAACTAGACACACTATTAAAACTAGTGGACATAAAGGGAACAGATGGAAAAACAACCTTACTTCACTTTGTCGTCCAAGAGATAGTAAGGTCGGAAGGAGCGGTTACCGACCCCACCAGCGAAAATCTGCCAATCAAGACCACTTCTCTGGAAGAAGAGTTCAAGAAAAAAGGACTGCAGGTGGTGTCCGGGTTAAGCAAAGAACTTGGAAGTGTTAAAAAGGCGGCAGGAATGGACTCGGACGTATTGAGCAGCTACGTCTCCAAACTCGAAACAGGACTTGAGAAGGTCAGATCGGTTCTCCAACACGAGAAGCAGAGCATGCAAGGTAAATTCTGTGATTCCATGAAAGAGTTTCTTGAGGAAGCTACCGCGGAAATACACCGGGTCAAGGCCGAGGAAAGAAAAGCCTTGTCCCTAGTGACTGCGGTAACCGAGTACTTCCATGGAGATGTCGCAAAAGAGGAGGCTCATCCGCTAAGGATTTTCTTGATCGTACGAGATTTCCTCTCCATATTAGACAATGTATGCAAAGATGTAGGCAGAATGCAGGAAAGACCCACGATGGGCGCGGGTAAATCATTCAGAATACCTGTGGCTGCACCAATGCCAGTCCTTAACAGATACAACATGCGGCGGTACGATAGAAGTTCTGATGAAGATAGCATGTAA